In the Opitutaceae bacterium genome, one interval contains:
- a CDS encoding sodium:solute symporter → MATPLSRACALPLLFIVLGFLTHANGQVALSSLPVTAGEAQELAVAPPKALLPELTGDAAGLKPFSQLEHFGSLWLLAETPGGDQLWLRHNEDGWQRRSSPPARLSHLQPGGQAHVLALAVDESGNASFYTYHTVTNTWANIGRVDFKGTLQDVRNARDGFLITSRDDAGTEFHTHCAVALNKRLLKPIDWALITFYLCFTAVIGFYYYRKDKKSKDNADFFLGGRNIPWWAAGVSLYATGTSAISYIATPAYSFGKDWLLLANNVVGMVGTIFVAIWIVPLIRRLSLMSVYHYLEMRFHPHIRVLASALAIVLQLGGRMSIVLYLPSLAMSAVTGINVTQAILIMGVVTILYTALGGMKAVIWTDFIQVVVMLGGAFVAFGYIATHVDGGIGQMFHIAIEDGKMRTFNWDFNLTQATVWGFLMLNILGVLVYPQDQVMMQRVLSTKSDKAAGRSVWTLAAIVVPGNLAFFSIGTALYVFYKQHPSHLNPMLSVDSTFPQFIAAELPAGVTGLIIAGIFAASMSTLSSCINSVATLVSVDFYERYAKHATAIKSLALAEVTTVVGGCIGIGTALLLATANIQSALETSFALGGLLGGGFAGCYALGMFTKRANWQGAMIGVAASIVITLTAWSYNAVHPVFYILIANLTTIVIGYLASLFFPAPQQSLLGLTVYTPRKEPIILGAG, encoded by the coding sequence ATGGCCACACCCCTATCCCGAGCCTGCGCCCTGCCGCTGTTATTCATTGTTCTTGGCTTTCTCACCCATGCCAACGGCCAGGTCGCCCTGAGCAGCCTACCGGTGACCGCCGGAGAAGCGCAGGAACTCGCCGTGGCTCCTCCCAAGGCGCTTCTGCCGGAACTCACCGGTGATGCAGCCGGATTGAAACCGTTCAGCCAGCTTGAACACTTTGGTTCCCTCTGGTTGCTCGCCGAAACCCCCGGAGGCGACCAGCTCTGGCTGCGGCACAACGAGGACGGCTGGCAGCGCAGATCGAGCCCGCCCGCCCGACTGAGCCATCTGCAACCGGGAGGGCAGGCCCACGTGCTCGCGCTTGCCGTCGATGAAAGCGGCAACGCCTCGTTCTACACCTATCATACCGTCACGAATACCTGGGCGAATATCGGACGTGTGGATTTCAAGGGGACCTTGCAGGACGTGCGCAATGCCAGGGACGGCTTCCTCATCACCTCCCGCGATGATGCCGGAACGGAATTCCACACCCATTGCGCGGTAGCCCTGAACAAGCGTCTGCTGAAGCCCATTGATTGGGCGTTGATCACCTTCTATCTGTGTTTCACCGCCGTCATCGGCTTTTACTACTACCGCAAGGACAAGAAAAGCAAAGACAACGCCGACTTCTTTCTCGGTGGCCGCAACATCCCCTGGTGGGCCGCCGGTGTCAGTCTTTATGCCACCGGCACGAGTGCAATCAGCTACATCGCGACTCCCGCGTATTCGTTCGGTAAAGACTGGCTTCTCCTTGCCAACAATGTGGTCGGCATGGTCGGCACCATCTTTGTCGCCATCTGGATCGTTCCGCTCATCCGTCGGCTCAGTCTCATGTCGGTGTATCACTACCTCGAGATGCGGTTCCATCCCCATATCCGCGTGCTGGCCTCGGCCCTCGCCATCGTGCTGCAGCTCGGCGGCCGCATGAGCATCGTGCTCTACCTTCCCTCGCTCGCCATGTCGGCCGTGACCGGCATCAACGTTACGCAGGCCATTCTCATCATGGGCGTCGTGACCATTCTCTACACGGCACTGGGCGGCATGAAGGCCGTCATCTGGACCGATTTCATCCAGGTGGTGGTGATGTTGGGCGGCGCCTTTGTCGCCTTCGGCTACATCGCCACCCACGTCGACGGCGGGATAGGCCAGATGTTTCACATCGCCATTGAGGATGGCAAGATGCGGACCTTCAATTGGGACTTCAACCTGACCCAGGCCACCGTCTGGGGCTTCCTCATGCTGAATATCCTCGGGGTCCTCGTATATCCGCAGGATCAGGTGATGATGCAGCGGGTGCTTTCGACCAAGTCGGACAAGGCGGCGGGTCGGTCGGTCTGGACTCTCGCCGCCATCGTGGTGCCGGGTAACCTGGCCTTCTTCAGCATCGGCACCGCGCTCTACGTGTTCTACAAGCAACATCCCTCCCATCTGAACCCGATGCTCAGCGTGGATTCGACCTTCCCGCAGTTCATTGCGGCCGAGCTGCCCGCGGGGGTGACCGGGCTCATCATCGCCGGCATATTCGCCGCATCCATGTCCACCCTCTCCAGTTGCATCAACAGCGTGGCCACCCTCGTTTCGGTTGATTTCTACGAACGCTACGCGAAACACGCGACCGCCATCAAAAGCCTCGCCCTGGCCGAGGTGACCACGGTGGTCGGCGGCTGCATCGGCATCGGCACCGCCCTGCTTCTCGCCACCGCCAACATTCAGTCGGCCCTCGAAACATCCTTTGCTCTGGGCGGCCTGCTTGGTGGCGGGTTCGCGGGATGTTATGCGCTCGGCATGTTCACCAAGAGGGCCAACTGGCAGGGGGCCATGATCGGCGTGGCTGCAAGCATCGTGATCACCCTCACCGCGTGGTCCTACAACGCCGTCCATCCGGTCTTCTACATTCTCATCGCCAACCTGACCACGATTGTCATCGGATATCTTGCCAGTCTGTTCTTCCCCGCCCCCCAGCAATCACTCCTCGGACTGACCGTCTACACCCCGCGCAAGGAGCCGATCATCCTGGGGGCCGGTTGA